The DNA segment CGGTGGGCTCGGCTTCGGGGTGGGGCGGGGTGGCGTGCTGGGTGCGGAGTTTTTCCTGGGCGGCGGTGAGGAAGTAGGCGTACTTCTCGCGGAGTTCGCCGCTGGGGTCGCGTCCTGTTTCCCAGCCGCCGACGGTGGAGGGGCTCACTCCCAGGGCGTGGGCCACCTGGGTGCGGGTGAGGTGGAGGGCTTCGCGCAGGGCGCGGCGGCGGTCGGCGGGGGGCAGGGCGGCGGGGGTGCGGGCGTCGGCGAGGAGGGCGTCGATGGCGTGGTAGTCGGTCATCGGGGTGTCCCCTGGGCGGCCGCGGGGGCGGGGGTGCGGCGGCGGTGGGGGGCCAGGGTGTCGCAGGCGCGGGTGGGGCCGGCGAGGAGGTCGAGGACGTCGATGCCGTAGTGGGTGGCGAGGGCTTCGCAGTCGGTCAGGCTCCAGGCGGCGTGGCCGCTTTGGCGGCGGCTGATCTGGGTCTGGCTGATGCCGAGGGCGGTGGCGAGGTCGGCCTGGTTTTCGCCGGTGAGGTGCATGAGGGCGGCGGTGGCGGCTCGTACGCGTTCGCCGAGCGTCATGTTCATGGGGGCATCGTAGGGGATGGGTTATGCGTTTTAAGCATCAAGGGTGGTGAAAAGGAGGGGTGGGTCGGTGGGGGTGGTGGGGGTTCAGAGGGTGAGGAGTTCGGGGGTGAAGACGGTGATGTGGTCGGTGATGTCGTCGGGGGTGCGGCGGCGGGGGGTGCGGGTGTGGTGGGGGGTGCCGATGTAGAGCCAGCCGAGGAGGCGTTCTTCGGGGCGCAGGCCCAGGGTGTGGCGGGTGGTCTGGGACTGGGTGAAGGGGCCGGTGCGCCAGACGCTGCCGAAGCCTCGGGCGTGCAGGAGGAGGATGAGGGAGCCGGCCATGGTGCTGGTGGCGGCGAGCTGTTCCCATTCGGGGATGGTGGCGTGCTGGGGGGTGAAGACCAGGGTGGCCAGGAGGGGGGCCCGCTGGGGTTTGGTCTGTACGTGGGCGCGGCGGGGCTGGGGGCCGTCGTAGTCGTCGGCGAAGCAGCGGCCCAGGGCGGTGCGGGCGTCGCCGCGGACGAGGATCCAGCGCCAGGGGCGCAGCCGGCCGTGGTCGGGGGCGGTGGCCGCGGCGCGCAGGAGGTAGGCGAACTCGGCGTCGCTGGGGGCGGGTTCGACGAGTTGGTGTTCGCTGCGGCGGGTCAGTACGGCCGTCATGACATCCATGGCTGTTCCTCGTCTCCTCTTCTGCGTGTCTTGTGCGTGCGGGCTGTTTTCCGGGTGCGGGTGGGCGGCGGCTTGGGGGTTACTGCCAGCCGGAGTCGTTGTCCGTGGTGCCGGCCGTGTGGTGCGCGTGAAGGGGTGCTGCGGCTGTGCCCCGAGCTGTGTCGCCGACCGCCATGGGTGTGCCTCCGGTGTCCTCGTTGGGCTGACACCTTTGAGGGTGCCGTTCCGCAGGTGTCGCCGTAAGGGGGAAACGTGCAGGTCAAACCGTCCATGACCTACTTAGGACATGCCGGGGCGGTCGGCGTCGATGGGGATGAGGGGTACCTCGGCGCGCAGCAGGGTCCAGGGGTGGAGCCAGTGGTGGTGGAGGAGGGTGTGGTGCCAGAGGGTGACGGCGGTCTCCTCGGCGGCTTTGAGGGTGGCGGCGCTGATGTAGACGCCGATGACGGGGTGGGGGTGGGTGTCGGCGTGGACGACGACGTGTTCGACTCCGGTCACGTCCCGGCCGCAGGCGGCCACGGCGTCGGCCGTCCCGCTGGGCAGGAGGACGCCGTGCACGGGTGGCTGCACGTGGACGTGGACGAGGTACATGCGGGTTTCCTGCCGGTGTCGGACCCGTTTGCCGGGCGGGCCCGGCAGACAGCGGAATGTGCAACATGGCACGAGTCGCTGGTGGCGTCTACGTCCGACGACGTTGAACAGGGGTGTGGTGCGGGGGTGTTGGGTGGTTGCCCGGTGGTGGGGGTGGGTGGGGCGGGTGGCTGTGAGAAGGGTCAGTCTTGGGCCAAGAGAGTGCGTATCTGGCCGATCGCGCGTGCATCTGGACTACTCTCCTCTCCTTAACAGCGGTTGAGGCGCGCGCTCATCGGCCTCAAGCGGTTCAGGTGCCACACAGACCTGTCGGGGGAATGAGATGCTTGATCTTCTCGGGCTCGACCACCAGACGGAATCCGTGTACCGGGCCATGCTCGATCATCCCGAGGACGGTGTGGAGGGTCTGGTCGCCCGGCTGGGCAGACCGGCGAAGGAGATCAGGGACGCGCTGGACCGGCTGAGTGAGCTGGCGCTGGTGCGGTTTTCCACCGAGGACCCCACGCAGTTGCACGCGGTCAGTCCGCATCTGGGTATCGAGATCCTGCTGGCTCGTCAGCAGGCGGAGCTGGCGGCGCAGCAGCAGCGGGTGGAGGCGAGCCGGGCGGTGGCGGCGCGGCTGATCTCGGAGTTCGCCGGGCAGCAGGAGGATGTTCCTGAGGCGGGGGTGCAGTATCTGCGGGGTCTTGAGTCGATCCGGGATTATCTGACGGCGCTCAATCATCAGGTCCGTCATGAGTTCCTGGCGTTCGCGCCGGGCGGTCCGCAGACGGAGGCCAATATGCAGGCCTCGCGTCCGCTGAACCAGCGGCTGCTGGAGCGGGGTGTGCAGATGCGGACGATCTATCTGGACAGTATCCGCCGGGACGCGGCGACGGTGGCGTACGCGGAGTGGCTGGTGGACAAGGGTGGTCAGGTGCGGACGGTGCCGTCGCTGCCGAACCGGATGATCATCTGTGACCGGCAGGTGGCGATCATGGCGGCGGACAGCAATGCCACGTCGGTGGGGGCGGTGGTGCTCAGTGCGCCGGGGCTGATAGCGGCGCTGTGCACGCTGTTCGACACCACCTGGCAGGCGGCGGAGGCGCTGGGCACGCCGCCGGCGGGGCGGGAGCAGGAGGGGCTGACCCGGCAGCAGGCGGAGGTGCTGCATCTGCTGGCCGAGGGGCATACCGATGACGCGATCGCGCGGAAGCTGGGGGTGTCTCCTCGTACGGCGCGGCGTTTCGCGAACACGCTGATGGCGCAGCTGGATGCGCGCAGCC comes from the Streptomyces seoulensis genome and includes:
- a CDS encoding nitroreductase family protein: MDVMTAVLTRRSEHQLVEPAPSDAEFAYLLRAAATAPDHGRLRPWRWILVRGDARTALGRCFADDYDGPQPRRAHVQTKPQRAPLLATLVFTPQHATIPEWEQLAATSTMAGSLILLLHARGFGSVWRTGPFTQSQTTRHTLGLRPEERLLGWLYIGTPHHTRTPRRRTPDDITDHITVFTPELLTL
- a CDS encoding helix-turn-helix transcriptional regulator, with the protein product MNMTLGERVRAATAALMHLTGENQADLATALGISQTQISRRQSGHAAWSLTDCEALATHYGIDVLDLLAGPTRACDTLAPHRRRTPAPAAAQGTPR
- a CDS encoding helix-turn-helix transcriptional regulator; its protein translation is MTDYHAIDALLADARTPAALPPADRRRALREALHLTRTQVAHALGVSPSTVGGWETGRDPSGELREKYAYFLTAAQEKLRTQHATPPHPEAEPT
- a CDS encoding helix-turn-helix domain-containing protein, with protein sequence MLDLLGLDHQTESVYRAMLDHPEDGVEGLVARLGRPAKEIRDALDRLSELALVRFSTEDPTQLHAVSPHLGIEILLARQQAELAAQQQRVEASRAVAARLISEFAGQQEDVPEAGVQYLRGLESIRDYLTALNHQVRHEFLAFAPGGPQTEANMQASRPLNQRLLERGVQMRTIYLDSIRRDAATVAYAEWLVDKGGQVRTVPSLPNRMIICDRQVAIMAADSNATSVGAVVLSAPGLIAALCTLFDTTWQAAEALGTPPAGREQEGLTRQQAEVLHLLAEGHTDDAIARKLGVSPRTARRFANTLMAQLDARSRFQAGVRAVQYGHLPASVG